Proteins co-encoded in one Capnocytophaga ochracea DSM 7271 genomic window:
- a CDS encoding phosphinothricin acetyltransferase produces the protein MYSVSPRTPEGGQAGKGNKPPLLHILRSRDTHTQLSLATFKGVINDE, from the coding sequence ATTTATTCGGTAAGCCCCCGAACCCCCGAAGGGGGACAAGCTGGAAAAGGAAACAAACCTCCCCTTTTACACATACTCCGCTCTCGCGATACACATACCCAGCTGTCGCTGGCTACCTTCAAAGGGGTAATTAATGACGAATGA
- a CDS encoding Na+/H+ antiporter NhaC family protein codes for MQKTTIISIIPLLVFVALFLGSGLYFDNFYSLPAPIIALFSVVVALLIYRAPMKEKIGLFFKGAGDSNVLQMCMIALLAGAFASVANALGSTHSIVNMGMYYISPEYFPVGIFIIASFLSFATGTSVGTIMTLSPIVFDLATQSQSNTALIGASLLSGAMFGDNLSLISDTTIAATQSVGCQMNEKMKANAKIAIPMAILTVIILLLIGNPDAENHLHNQLYSDFNAVLILPYVAVVVIALFGVNVFVSLFLGILISGMIGFAYGKFHFLQFATDIHKGFMGMADTFFLYFIIGGLAFLVEHFGGIRFLMNLITQRIKSGSSALLGMGFLVTVADVCVANNTVAILIASKTSKTIAEQFKIPLRSVASVLDIFSCYAQGLIPYGAQVIALYKFADTIDYPQLVMYAIYLHLLLIGTLGYIYVGKK; via the coding sequence ATGCAGAAAACAACTATCATCAGTATTATTCCTCTGCTCGTATTCGTAGCATTATTTTTAGGTAGTGGGTTGTATTTCGACAACTTCTACTCGCTACCTGCTCCTATTATTGCACTTTTTTCGGTGGTAGTGGCTTTGCTTATCTACCGAGCTCCTATGAAAGAGAAAATAGGATTGTTCTTTAAAGGGGCGGGTGATAGCAATGTGCTACAAATGTGTATGATTGCACTTTTGGCTGGGGCATTTGCTTCGGTGGCTAATGCTTTGGGAAGTACGCATAGTATTGTGAATATGGGTATGTATTACATATCGCCAGAGTATTTCCCGGTAGGGATTTTTATCATTGCGTCGTTTCTTTCATTTGCTACGGGCACTTCGGTGGGTACTATTATGACGCTTTCGCCGATAGTGTTTGACCTTGCCACCCAAAGCCAGTCGAACACGGCACTCATAGGCGCATCACTGCTATCGGGGGCGATGTTTGGCGATAACCTATCTCTTATTTCGGATACGACGATTGCCGCCACGCAGTCGGTTGGATGTCAGATGAACGAAAAGATGAAGGCGAATGCTAAAATTGCGATACCAATGGCGATTTTAACGGTTATCATACTGCTGTTGATAGGAAATCCTGACGCCGAAAATCACCTTCACAATCAGTTGTATAGCGATTTTAACGCTGTGCTTATTTTGCCTTATGTGGCGGTGGTGGTAATTGCGCTTTTTGGGGTAAACGTATTTGTGTCGCTTTTCTTAGGTATTCTTATCTCGGGGATGATAGGGTTTGCGTACGGCAAGTTTCATTTCTTGCAGTTTGCTACTGATATTCACAAAGGTTTTATGGGAATGGCTGATACCTTCTTCTTATACTTTATCATAGGAGGCTTGGCGTTTTTGGTAGAGCATTTTGGCGGGATTCGGTTTTTGATGAACCTCATTACTCAGCGCATCAAGAGTGGCTCGTCGGCTCTTTTAGGGATGGGCTTTTTGGTGACAGTAGCCGATGTGTGCGTGGCGAATAACACGGTGGCTATTCTCATCGCTTCGAAAACGAGCAAAACGATTGCTGAACAGTTTAAAATACCGTTGCGCAGTGTGGCATCGGTATTGGATATCTTCTCTTGTTATGCGCAGGGGCTTATCCCGTATGGAGCGCAGGTAATTGCCCTATACAAATTTGCCGACACGATAGATTACCCCCAGCTGGTGATGTATGCTATTTACTTACATTTACTGCTGATAGGCACTTTGGGGTATATTTATGTGGGTAAAAAGTAA
- a CDS encoding type II toxin-antitoxin system YafQ family toxin encodes MNNTEQEEIPKYSIFITTTYKKEYKKFSNQEAKKKAIKEIIKILMYKGTEGIPKKNLPHLLTGNYKGCWECHIESDLLLIWEQNDENMAIILERIGSHSELFYKNKK; translated from the coding sequence ATGAATAATACGGAGCAAGAAGAAATTCCTAAATATTCTATTTTTATAACAACTACCTATAAAAAAGAATACAAAAAATTCTCTAATCAGGAAGCTAAGAAAAAAGCTATAAAAGAAATCATAAAAATCCTGATGTACAAAGGAACTGAAGGTATTCCCAAGAAAAACCTTCCACACCTCTTAACAGGAAATTACAAAGGTTGTTGGGAATGCCATATAGAGTCTGATTTGTTACTGATTTGGGAACAAAACGATGAAAATATGGCTATTATACTTGAAAGAATAGGTAGCCATTCTGAACTTTTCTATAAAAACAAGAAATAA
- the rpmI gene encoding 50S ribosomal protein L35, with protein sequence MPKIKTKSGAKKRFKLTGSGKIKRKHAFKSHILTKKAKKRKLALTHATLVHSNDEASVKKQLGLK encoded by the coding sequence ATGCCAAAAATTAAAACTAAATCTGGAGCTAAAAAGCGTTTTAAGCTCACCGGCTCTGGTAAAATCAAGAGAAAACACGCGTTCAAAAGCCACATCTTAACTAAGAAAGCTAAAAAACGCAAGTTAGCACTCACCCACGCTACGCTCGTTCACTCTAACGACGAAGCAAGCGTGAAGAAACAATTAGGCTTAAAATAA
- a CDS encoding DEAD/DEAH box helicase, translated as MNQEVFTALQNKLKVGNRRGVHLNALPGASRYKFDIARLSAIFKSLPERFILDLLTLRNLNFSFSIHDTESTNIDHRGAGSRTPEEGQAVKVNEKEEGKSVKEKGTREVALEKLVDSIENLMFQSEVITSEKGVNTLGFGFPILLRRDMGDGQLTAAPILIWSVKIKPATQMNTWVISRSEEDPIYLNEVLTNHLQNDSGVSLKPIPDEMLEDGKIDKPELHSLCSDILNQLKVTQNLDFLLNNYTEILPLKTKAAYEELLSNKGDAFIEKSGILSLFEVQKQNIINDYESLKKEFIPLQATANEQFQSLSAIETDPSQQSILESLKSQQKILIQGPPGTGKSQTLTAILINALENKQKTLVVCEKQTALEVLYNALQNKGLGRYCTMIKDAIADRRFIVDAVRNHIDNAEFKKETPAFLENLLTEQVQAMRKITTDINAIHHKLNQPLLNQLSWTDVMAELMHYETDREELNLSAFSFQFTDEEFASLAPLWQQGEALYQRYAPYAQNHLFNPKKLTATNLFNTQQQLAEAFKQYAQQWEVIQQQIAVYKAYYLHKRKEEFIQQLDTLAQYRNEYELITATLPPTSPVYQPEVTKGFFYKLSALFSAEKKQVLKTQKRLQELCTAIKALSLHRNFLSIAISDNLLLNKTVIAEYTPAITQAQTDFDSKVNADFVALDLLNYYERSFVNADLDKLISEVKSLKNRIEADNWLDTLNFGNTFAEFEAFITRSLATYNNYQADPAQPLVAQYEWFAFFQSLNDFQERIVLSLTKVTHWEASFLYAYYTLLLQRNADDTLNFNERDYADFKKKIHYFASAQKDFIEGYWNTQQRKAVKTFEETNKELTVANLYNKRKSEKHNRLTLRQIAMKDTDLFTSFFPIILTTPDACCNLFEGKNFYFDNVVFDEASQLKLEDNLPAMLKGKTIIIAGDEHQMPPSNYFSKVFDGTAEDDDDNEEEDEVLTYKNAMLNIESLLDYALEYHFSKNHLDFHYRSKHPYLIDFSNHAFYNARLRPLPSTESRIPIHFTQVNGTFDEHINREEAAEVLRILSQIEPRPDGTYPSVGIATFNITQRNYIRKQILQKQNDPTQTAFREKINALEQAGLFIKNLENIQGDERDIIILSVTYGKKKGGKFVQSFGPLNFTKGYKLLNVIITRAKEQIYVCNSIPEELLATYKEALAQEGANNRRAVLYAYLAYARAVSNGNDALRREILSELDLYGHKHTDIDQQSKSAFKEQTYRQLKEKYPDQRITMDYEFGGYTIDILLEPKEGKPVAVECLSKPLYNNDLAYLEDLHKEKILLNAGFDYKRKWAK; from the coding sequence ATGAACCAAGAAGTATTTACTGCTCTGCAAAACAAACTGAAAGTGGGTAACCGTCGTGGCGTGCACCTCAATGCACTTCCTGGTGCTTCACGCTATAAGTTTGATATCGCACGTCTCTCGGCTATCTTCAAGAGCTTGCCCGAACGCTTTATTCTCGACTTACTCACCTTACGCAACCTCAACTTTTCGTTTTCTATTCACGATACCGAAAGTACTAATATTGATCATAGAGGAGCTGGCTCGCGAACTCCCGAAGAGGGACAAGCCGTAAAAGTGAATGAAAAAGAAGAAGGAAAATCAGTAAAAGAAAAGGGTACAAGGGAAGTAGCGCTGGAAAAACTCGTAGATAGTATCGAAAACCTGATGTTCCAAAGCGAGGTTATCACTTCGGAAAAAGGGGTGAACACACTCGGCTTTGGCTTCCCCATACTGTTGCGTCGGGATATGGGCGACGGACAACTAACAGCTGCGCCTATCCTGATTTGGTCGGTAAAGATAAAGCCAGCTACCCAAATGAATACGTGGGTAATAAGTCGTAGCGAGGAAGACCCTATCTACCTAAACGAGGTGCTCACCAACCACCTGCAAAACGATTCGGGCGTAAGCCTTAAGCCTATCCCCGACGAGATGCTGGAAGACGGAAAAATCGATAAACCTGAACTGCACTCTCTTTGCTCGGATATCCTCAACCAACTGAAAGTTACCCAAAACTTGGATTTCCTGCTGAACAACTATACCGAGATTCTCCCTCTAAAAACCAAAGCGGCATACGAGGAACTTTTATCTAACAAGGGCGATGCTTTTATAGAAAAAAGCGGTATTCTCTCCCTCTTTGAAGTGCAAAAACAGAACATCATCAACGATTACGAATCGCTGAAAAAGGAATTTATACCTTTGCAAGCAACAGCCAACGAACAATTCCAATCGCTGAGCGCTATTGAAACCGACCCCTCTCAACAGTCGATTTTGGAATCGCTGAAAAGTCAGCAGAAAATACTTATTCAAGGTCCCCCAGGTACGGGCAAGAGCCAAACGCTCACGGCGATTCTCATCAATGCTTTGGAAAACAAACAGAAAACACTAGTAGTATGCGAGAAGCAAACTGCCCTCGAAGTGCTCTACAACGCCTTGCAAAACAAAGGTTTGGGCAGGTATTGTACAATGATAAAAGATGCCATTGCCGACCGCAGATTCATTGTCGATGCCGTGCGTAACCATATCGATAATGCCGAGTTTAAAAAAGAAACACCAGCTTTCCTCGAAAATCTCCTTACCGAACAAGTGCAGGCAATGCGCAAAATTACAACAGATATCAATGCTATTCACCACAAACTCAACCAACCGCTCCTCAACCAACTGTCGTGGACAGATGTAATGGCGGAACTAATGCATTATGAAACTGATAGAGAAGAACTCAACCTCTCGGCTTTTTCCTTTCAATTTACTGATGAAGAATTTGCCTCTCTCGCCCCCCTTTGGCAACAAGGTGAGGCGCTCTATCAGCGCTATGCGCCTTACGCTCAAAATCATTTGTTCAACCCCAAAAAACTCACCGCTACCAATCTGTTTAACACCCAGCAACAACTCGCCGAAGCCTTCAAGCAATACGCACAACAGTGGGAGGTTATCCAGCAACAAATAGCCGTTTATAAAGCCTATTACTTGCACAAACGCAAAGAAGAATTTATACAACAGCTGGACACCTTAGCGCAATATCGCAATGAGTATGAGCTGATTACCGCTACCCTCCCCCCTACTTCACCTGTGTATCAACCTGAGGTCACCAAAGGATTTTTCTACAAGCTCTCAGCACTCTTTTCTGCCGAGAAAAAGCAGGTGCTGAAAACCCAAAAACGCTTACAAGAACTCTGTACTGCGATTAAAGCACTCAGTTTGCACCGCAATTTTTTGTCGATTGCTATTTCGGATAACTTATTGCTCAACAAAACTGTTATCGCCGAGTACACTCCTGCTATTACCCAAGCGCAAACCGATTTCGACAGCAAAGTCAATGCTGATTTTGTTGCCTTAGACCTGCTGAATTACTACGAACGCTCGTTTGTAAACGCCGATTTAGACAAGCTCATAAGCGAAGTAAAATCGCTTAAAAACCGTATAGAAGCTGATAATTGGCTGGACACTCTCAATTTTGGCAATACCTTTGCCGAGTTTGAAGCCTTTATCACCCGCAGTTTAGCGACCTACAACAACTATCAAGCCGACCCTGCACAGCCTTTGGTGGCTCAGTACGAGTGGTTTGCATTCTTCCAATCGCTCAACGATTTCCAAGAGCGCATCGTTTTATCACTCACCAAAGTAACGCATTGGGAAGCCTCTTTCCTCTACGCCTATTACACCTTGCTCTTGCAACGAAATGCCGATGACACGCTAAACTTCAACGAGCGCGATTACGCCGATTTTAAAAAGAAAATACACTACTTCGCCTCTGCCCAAAAAGATTTTATCGAGGGCTACTGGAATACCCAGCAACGCAAAGCGGTAAAAACTTTTGAAGAGACTAACAAAGAGCTCACTGTGGCTAACCTCTACAACAAACGCAAAAGTGAAAAACACAACCGACTTACCTTGAGACAAATAGCGATGAAGGACACCGACCTATTTACGAGTTTCTTCCCTATTATCCTCACCACCCCCGATGCTTGTTGCAATCTGTTTGAGGGCAAGAATTTCTATTTCGACAATGTAGTGTTTGACGAGGCAAGTCAGCTGAAACTCGAAGACAACCTGCCGGCAATGCTCAAAGGCAAGACGATTATCATTGCAGGTGATGAACACCAAATGCCGCCGTCTAACTATTTTAGCAAAGTATTCGACGGTACTGCCGAAGATGATGATGACAACGAGGAAGAAGATGAAGTACTCACCTACAAAAATGCGATGCTGAACATAGAGTCGCTCTTGGATTACGCTTTGGAATACCATTTCAGTAAGAATCATTTAGATTTTCACTATCGTTCTAAACACCCTTATCTGATTGATTTTTCTAACCACGCTTTCTACAATGCCCGATTGCGTCCGCTACCCAGCACCGAAAGTCGTATCCCTATCCATTTCACTCAGGTAAATGGCACTTTTGATGAGCATATCAACCGTGAGGAAGCCGCCGAAGTATTGCGTATCCTCTCGCAAATAGAGCCTCGTCCTGACGGTACTTACCCATCGGTGGGGATTGCGACCTTCAATATCACCCAGCGCAACTACATACGCAAACAGATACTCCAAAAGCAAAACGACCCTACTCAAACGGCTTTCCGCGAGAAAATCAACGCCTTAGAACAAGCAGGACTCTTTATCAAGAACTTGGAGAACATACAAGGTGATGAGCGCGATATCATCATCTTATCGGTAACTTATGGCAAGAAGAAAGGCGGCAAGTTTGTACAGAGTTTTGGTCCGCTGAACTTCACCAAAGGTTACAAACTGCTGAACGTGATTATCACCCGCGCCAAGGAACAGATATACGTGTGCAACTCTATCCCCGAAGAATTGTTAGCTACCTATAAAGAGGCTTTAGCGCAAGAAGGCGCTAACAACCGCCGCGCTGTGCTCTACGCCTACCTCGCCTACGCCCGTGCCGTAAGCAACGGCAATGATGCACTCCGCCGTGAAATCCTATCGGAACTCGACCTCTACGGACACAAACACACCGATATCGACCAGCAAAGTAAAAGTGCTTTTAAAGAACAAACCTACCGTCAGCTTAAAGAAAAATACCCCGACCAACGTATTACAATGGACTACGAGTTTGGTGGGTATACTATCGATATTTTGTTAGAGCCCAAAGAAGGCAAGCCCGTAGCTGTAGAATGCCTCAGCAAACCTCTTTACAACAACGATTTAGCCTATTTAGAAGACCTACACAAGGAAAAAATATTGCTCAACGCCGGCTTTGACTACAAAAGAAAATGGGCGAAATAA
- the thrS gene encoding threonine--tRNA ligase, whose amino-acid sequence MIKITLPDGSVKEYQSGITPAEIAASISEGLARNVLSASFNGKTIETVTPLTTDGSLTLYTWDSPEGKKAFWHSSAHILAQALEELYPGIKLTIGPAIANGFYYDVDFNGKPISEKDFPAIEAKFLEIARGKHPFKMRPVSKAEALSYYAGKNEYKTELIEALEDGTITFCDHSTFTDLCRGGHIPNTGFVKAVKVLSAAGAYWRGDEHNPQLTRVYAISFPKQKELTEYLELLEEAKKRDHRKLGKELELFTFSNKVGQGLPLWLPKGAALRERLEAFLRKAQKQAGYEQVVTPHIGHKNLYVTSGHWDKYGKDSFQPIATPNEGEEYLLKPMNCPHHCEIYNSHPWSYKDLPKRFAEFGTVYRYEQSGELHGLTRVRCFTQDDAHIFCTPEQLDDEFKHVIDLVLYVFGSLGFDNFTAQVSLRDPENPTKYIGSDENWAKAENAIINAAKEKGLSYVIETGEAAFYGPKLDFMVKDALGRSWQLGTIQVDYNLPERFDLWYKGADNEMHRPVMIHRAPFGSMERFVAILLEHTAGNFPLWLNPSQAIVLSLSEKYENYAQKVLRLLENSDIRTLIDNRAETMGKKIREAETQKIPYMLIVGENEEKEGTVSVRKRGGEDLGSMSVEAFAKLINDEVAKSIKQFAN is encoded by the coding sequence ATGATTAAAATCACACTACCCGACGGCTCTGTAAAAGAGTACCAAAGTGGGATTACTCCCGCCGAAATCGCAGCCTCTATCAGTGAGGGACTGGCGCGTAACGTCCTTTCTGCCAGCTTCAATGGCAAAACCATAGAAACCGTTACCCCCCTGACGACCGACGGTAGTTTAACATTATACACTTGGGATAGTCCCGAAGGTAAAAAAGCTTTCTGGCACTCCTCAGCGCACATCTTGGCACAAGCGCTCGAAGAGCTCTATCCCGGTATCAAGCTCACCATAGGTCCTGCCATCGCTAATGGTTTCTATTACGATGTCGATTTCAACGGCAAACCTATTTCCGAAAAAGATTTTCCTGCTATCGAAGCTAAATTCTTGGAAATAGCACGAGGCAAACACCCTTTCAAAATGCGCCCTGTGAGCAAAGCCGAAGCCTTGTCGTACTACGCAGGCAAAAATGAGTACAAAACTGAACTTATCGAAGCCCTCGAAGATGGTACGATCACCTTCTGCGACCATAGTACCTTCACCGACCTTTGTCGTGGGGGGCATATCCCTAACACAGGCTTTGTAAAAGCCGTAAAAGTACTCAGCGCTGCTGGGGCTTATTGGCGTGGTGATGAGCACAACCCACAACTCACTCGTGTGTATGCTATCTCATTCCCTAAACAAAAAGAACTCACCGAATACCTCGAACTGCTTGAAGAAGCTAAAAAACGCGACCACCGCAAACTCGGTAAAGAACTTGAACTCTTTACCTTCTCTAACAAGGTAGGACAAGGCTTACCTCTCTGGTTACCCAAAGGAGCTGCCTTGCGCGAACGCCTCGAAGCCTTCTTGCGCAAAGCCCAAAAACAAGCCGGTTACGAGCAGGTAGTTACCCCACATATCGGTCATAAGAATTTATATGTAACCTCAGGTCACTGGGATAAATACGGAAAAGATAGTTTCCAACCCATTGCCACCCCTAACGAAGGCGAGGAGTATTTACTAAAACCGATGAACTGTCCGCATCACTGCGAGATATACAATTCACACCCTTGGAGTTATAAAGATTTGCCAAAGCGTTTTGCCGAGTTCGGTACAGTATATCGCTATGAACAAAGTGGCGAGTTACACGGCTTAACCCGCGTGCGTTGCTTTACCCAAGACGATGCGCACATCTTCTGTACTCCTGAACAGTTAGACGACGAGTTCAAACACGTAATCGATTTGGTGCTCTATGTATTTGGTTCTCTTGGATTCGACAATTTTACCGCACAAGTATCGTTGCGCGACCCCGAAAACCCTACCAAGTACATCGGTAGTGATGAGAATTGGGCAAAAGCCGAAAATGCCATCATCAACGCTGCGAAAGAAAAAGGCTTGAGCTATGTAATCGAAACAGGTGAAGCCGCTTTCTACGGACCCAAACTCGACTTTATGGTGAAAGATGCCTTAGGCAGAAGCTGGCAACTCGGTACCATTCAGGTAGATTACAACCTCCCAGAGCGTTTCGACCTTTGGTATAAAGGCGCTGATAATGAAATGCACCGCCCTGTAATGATTCACCGTGCGCCTTTCGGAAGTATGGAACGTTTTGTAGCCATTTTATTGGAACACACTGCCGGAAACTTCCCATTATGGCTCAACCCGAGTCAAGCTATCGTACTATCATTGAGTGAAAAATATGAAAATTATGCTCAAAAAGTTTTGAGATTGTTAGAAAATTCCGATATTCGCACCCTGATAGACAATCGCGCCGAAACTATGGGCAAAAAAATACGCGAAGCCGAGACCCAAAAAATCCCGTATATGCTCATTGTAGGCGAGAATGAAGAGAAAGAAGGCACCGTATCAGTGCGCAAACGCGGTGGTGAGGATTTAGGAAGTATGAGCGTAGAAGCCTTTGCCAAACTCATCAACGACGAAGTCGCTAAGTCAATTAAACAATTTGCTAATTAG
- a CDS encoding alpha-amylase family glycosyl hydrolase has translation MNDPLLLPYLPVIQGRHQHFIDVLHRVQGDAKCLADACNSHLYYGLHRTHTEWVLREWAPNATAIFLLCDSNDWQKNKHYSFTKLNDQDWELRVPANILRHEMLYKLLVEWEGGSGERLPSHTTRAVQDDYTKVFSAQVWCPEHPYPWQHPRPKATPHPLIYEAHIGMSTEHQRVSTFIEFRLYVLPRIAALGYNTIQLMAIQEHPYYGSFGYQVANFFAVSSRFGTPEELKELIDAAHGLGIRVLLDIVHSHSVSNEAEGLSHFDGTDYLYFHRGERGKHPAWDSRCFDYGKPQVLNFLLSNCKYWLEEYRFDGFRFDGVTSMIYYDHGLGKAFTDYSFYYDGNEDDDALVYLTMANQLIHELYPEALTIAEEMSGLPGLASPIAEKGIGFDYKLSMGIPDYWIKLLKEVPDEQWHVGNIYYELTNKRAEERTISYAESHDQALVGDKTIFFWLTDKEVYTGMSVFDHSLIIDRAMALHKMIRLVTLGTAGGGYLNFMGNEWGHPEWIDFPRQGNNWSYAHARRLWSLVDDSNLKFKYLNAFDSAMIHFATDSKFLDREPHILVRDIERQLLIFERSGYLFVFSFNPTTSYTDYQFDVPAGKYTTILNTDNPAFGGDNRIDESVEHFTQYTGKENLLSLYIPARIGIVLKIDN, from the coding sequence ATGAACGACCCACTATTGCTACCATACCTCCCTGTTATTCAGGGAAGGCATCAGCACTTTATCGATGTCCTTCATAGAGTGCAAGGGGACGCTAAGTGCCTGGCTGATGCTTGTAATTCGCACCTCTACTACGGTCTGCACCGTACTCATACAGAATGGGTGCTACGCGAGTGGGCTCCAAATGCAACGGCTATCTTTCTTCTTTGCGATAGCAACGACTGGCAAAAAAACAAACACTATTCTTTCACTAAACTAAACGACCAAGACTGGGAATTGCGTGTTCCTGCTAATATCCTCCGCCACGAAATGCTCTACAAACTACTTGTGGAATGGGAAGGAGGCAGTGGCGAACGCCTCCCCTCACATACTACTCGTGCCGTGCAGGACGACTATACCAAGGTGTTTTCTGCCCAAGTGTGGTGCCCCGAGCACCCCTACCCTTGGCAACACCCACGCCCCAAAGCTACTCCACATCCACTTATCTACGAAGCACATATAGGGATGAGTACCGAACACCAGCGCGTGAGTACTTTTATAGAGTTTCGCCTCTATGTACTGCCCCGTATCGCAGCCTTGGGCTATAACACAATCCAACTGATGGCAATACAAGAGCACCCTTACTACGGCTCTTTTGGCTATCAGGTAGCTAACTTCTTTGCGGTGAGTTCACGCTTTGGCACCCCCGAAGAACTCAAAGAACTCATCGATGCTGCGCACGGCTTGGGCATACGTGTACTGCTTGATATTGTACACTCGCATTCGGTGAGCAACGAGGCAGAAGGGCTCAGCCACTTCGACGGTACCGACTATCTTTACTTCCACCGCGGTGAGCGCGGTAAACACCCTGCTTGGGACTCCCGCTGTTTTGACTATGGTAAGCCCCAAGTACTGAATTTTTTACTTTCTAACTGTAAGTATTGGTTAGAAGAATATCGCTTCGACGGTTTCCGCTTCGACGGGGTTACTAGTATGATTTATTACGATCACGGTTTAGGCAAAGCCTTTACCGATTATAGTTTCTATTATGATGGCAATGAGGACGACGACGCTTTGGTGTATCTTACTATGGCTAACCAACTTATTCACGAGCTCTACCCCGAAGCGCTGACCATTGCCGAAGAGATGAGCGGATTGCCCGGTCTTGCTTCGCCTATTGCTGAAAAAGGCATAGGCTTCGATTACAAGCTGAGTATGGGTATTCCTGATTATTGGATTAAGCTCCTTAAAGAAGTCCCCGATGAGCAGTGGCACGTAGGCAATATCTATTACGAATTGACTAACAAACGCGCCGAAGAACGCACCATCAGTTATGCCGAAAGCCACGACCAAGCCTTGGTGGGTGATAAAACGATATTTTTCTGGCTTACTGATAAGGAAGTGTATACCGGAATGAGCGTATTCGACCACAGTCTCATCATCGACCGTGCGATGGCTTTGCACAAGATGATACGTTTGGTAACTCTTGGTACCGCAGGTGGGGGATACCTCAACTTTATGGGCAACGAATGGGGACACCCTGAGTGGATTGACTTTCCTCGCCAAGGCAACAACTGGAGTTATGCACACGCACGCAGGCTATGGAGTTTGGTAGACGACTCTAACTTAAAGTTTAAATACCTCAACGCTTTTGATAGCGCGATGATACACTTTGCTACCGATAGTAAGTTCCTAGACCGAGAACCCCATATATTGGTGCGCGACATCGAGCGACAGCTACTCATATTCGAGCGCAGTGGGTACTTATTTGTTTTCAGCTTCAACCCCACCACCTCCTACACCGATTATCAGTTTGATGTGCCAGCAGGCAAGTACACCACCATACTCAACACCGATAACCCCGCCTTTGGAGGTGATAACCGCATCGATGAAAGCGTAGAGCATTTTACGCAGTACACCGGCAAGGAGAATTTGCTGTCGTTGTATATACCCGCGAGAATTGGAATAGTATTAAAAATTGACAATTGA
- the rplT gene encoding 50S ribosomal protein L20, whose protein sequence is MPRSVNAVARRARRKKIMKQAKGFFGRRKNVWTVAKNAVEKAMQYAYRDRRNKKRTFRALWIVRINAGARLHGLSYSQFMGKLKAADIQLNRKVLADLAMNHPEAFKAIVEKVK, encoded by the coding sequence ATGCCAAGATCAGTAAATGCTGTAGCTCGTAGAGCTCGTAGAAAAAAAATAATGAAGCAAGCCAAAGGTTTCTTTGGCCGCAGAAAAAACGTTTGGACGGTAGCCAAAAACGCTGTTGAGAAAGCAATGCAGTACGCTTACCGCGACCGCCGTAACAAGAAGAGAACCTTCCGCGCTTTGTGGATTGTGCGTATCAACGCAGGAGCTCGCTTGCACGGATTGTCTTACTCTCAATTTATGGGTAAACTTAAAGCAGCTGATATCCAGCTCAACCGTAAAGTTCTTGCCGATTTGGCAATGAACCACCCTGAAGCGTTCAAAGCTATTGTAGAAAAAGTAAAATAA
- the infC gene encoding translation initiation factor IF-3, whose amino-acid sequence MNRDIRVPEVRLVGENVEGGVYPTRKALEIANELELDLVEISPNATPPVCKVIDYKKFLYEQKKREKEMKAKATKVVIKEIRFGPQTDDHDYEFKKKHGEKFLKEGSKVKAYVFFKGRSIIYKDQGEILLLRLATDLEDYGKVEQMPKLEGKRMTMFLAPLPKKK is encoded by the coding sequence ATCAATCGCGATATCCGCGTTCCTGAGGTGCGTTTGGTAGGGGAAAACGTCGAAGGAGGCGTATACCCCACTCGCAAAGCATTAGAAATTGCTAATGAATTAGAACTCGATTTGGTGGAAATTTCACCAAACGCCACGCCTCCTGTTTGTAAGGTAATCGATTATAAGAAATTCCTTTACGAACAAAAAAAGCGTGAGAAAGAGATGAAAGCCAAAGCTACCAAAGTAGTAATTAAGGAAATTCGCTTCGGCCCTCAAACCGATGACCACGACTATGAGTTTAAGAAGAAACACGGTGAGAAGTTCCTCAAAGAAGGCTCCAAAGTAAAAGCCTACGTATTCTTCAAAGGTCGTTCCATTATCTATAAAGACCAAGGGGAAATTCTCCTCTTGCGCCTCGCCACCGACCTCGAAGACTATGGCAAAGTAGAACAAATGCCTAAACTCGAAGGAAAACGTATGACGATGTTCCTCGCACCCTTACCCAAGAAAAAGTAA